A genomic segment from Halorubrum depositum encodes:
- a CDS encoding type II toxin-antitoxin system HicA family toxin has product MARRTFSGQEVVKVLVNRGGFEWRRTAGDHAQLYYEHPTNDADRRQVTVPLHDELRAGTLRDIAESAGARDFDAFCAWIARNS; this is encoded by the coding sequence GTGGCGAGACGCACGTTCTCCGGACAGGAGGTCGTGAAGGTACTCGTCAACCGCGGCGGGTTCGAGTGGCGACGGACCGCCGGCGACCACGCACAGCTCTACTACGAACACCCGACGAATGATGCGGACAGGAGGCAGGTCACGGTCCCGTTACACGACGAACTTCGAGCGGGAACGCTCAGGGACATCGCCGAGAGCGCAGGAGCGCGCGACTTCGACGCGTTCTGCGCGTGGATCGCCCGGAACTCGTGA
- a CDS encoding DUF7522 family protein yields the protein MTHVPDSNAEELLSASRTATGDELRSLTYFTDDDVEQLYLRSDLSRTADLVGFAESERHGFHAQSLYANTQLGDYQFTVRVFENGYLTRVIANGHGVWVTTDSMEMDRFEELASALASLLRSFDPP from the coding sequence ATGACACATGTTCCGGACTCCAACGCCGAGGAGCTTCTCAGCGCGTCGCGAACCGCGACCGGCGACGAGCTTCGCAGCCTCACCTACTTCACCGACGACGACGTCGAACAGCTGTACCTCCGCAGCGACCTGAGCCGGACGGCCGACCTCGTCGGGTTCGCGGAGAGCGAGCGCCACGGGTTCCACGCGCAGTCGCTGTACGCGAACACCCAACTCGGCGACTACCAGTTCACCGTGCGGGTGTTCGAGAACGGGTACCTCACGCGCGTGATCGCCAACGGTCACGGGGTGTGGGTGACGACCGACTCGATGGAGATGGACCGCTTCGAGGAGCTGGCGAGCGCGCTCGCGTCGCTCCTCCGGTCGTTCGATCCGCCGTGA
- a CDS encoding complex I subunit 1/NuoH family protein: protein MGTAPAQLFPEFLAETFGLPGVLGEVVAALIAAAVVGNIVLAFTGVAGPWAKRKITAAFTDRIAVNRVGPFGLLIIPASAVQLLAKELIIPEGVDRPSWDIAPIILPASALLGFAVIPMGRLGPINFHLADPEVGFALVFAFASIASISLVMAGYASNNKYSLLGGLRAVAQNLAYEIPLIVTAMSVVLFAGTLQMSGIVGAQTTTLVTIAGIDIPAWYAFVNPFAFVLFLTANMAEIGRNPFDIPEAPTEIVAGYQTEYSSAYFVLFYLGEFVHIFLGGAILAVTFLGGASGPGPESIGFIWFVVKIWGFFLFTQWCRAALPRVRIDQLIEIGWKGMLVLSFANLVLTAVIVGVIA, encoded by the coding sequence ATGGGGACGGCGCCCGCACAGCTGTTCCCCGAGTTCCTCGCCGAGACGTTCGGGCTCCCAGGCGTGCTCGGCGAGGTCGTCGCGGCGCTGATCGCGGCGGCCGTCGTCGGCAACATCGTCCTCGCGTTCACCGGCGTCGCCGGTCCGTGGGCGAAACGGAAGATCACGGCGGCGTTCACCGACCGGATCGCGGTCAACCGGGTCGGGCCGTTCGGCCTCCTGATCATCCCGGCGTCCGCGGTCCAGCTGCTCGCGAAGGAGCTGATCATCCCCGAGGGCGTCGACCGCCCTTCCTGGGACATCGCGCCGATCATCCTGCCCGCGTCGGCGCTGCTCGGCTTCGCCGTGATTCCGATGGGCCGGCTCGGCCCGATCAACTTCCACCTCGCGGACCCCGAAGTCGGGTTCGCGTTGGTGTTCGCGTTCGCCTCCATCGCCTCGATATCGCTGGTGATGGCCGGCTACGCGTCGAACAACAAGTACTCGCTGCTCGGCGGGCTCCGCGCGGTCGCGCAGAACCTCGCGTACGAGATCCCGCTCATCGTCACGGCGATGTCCGTCGTGCTGTTCGCGGGTACGCTCCAGATGAGCGGTATCGTCGGCGCGCAGACGACGACGCTGGTGACGATCGCCGGGATCGACATCCCGGCGTGGTACGCCTTCGTGAACCCGTTCGCGTTCGTCCTGTTCCTCACCGCGAACATGGCCGAGATCGGCCGGAACCCGTTCGACATCCCGGAGGCGCCGACGGAGATTGTCGCCGGCTACCAGACCGAGTACTCCTCCGCGTACTTCGTCCTGTTCTACCTCGGCGAGTTCGTCCACATCTTCCTCGGCGGGGCGATCCTCGCGGTGACGTTCCTCGGCGGCGCCTCCGGGCCCGGTCCGGAGAGCATCGGCTTCATCTGGTTCGTGGTGAAGATCTGGGGCTTCTTCCTGTTCACGCAGTGGTGCCGCGCCGCGC
- a CDS encoding NADH-quinone oxidoreductase subunit A has product MSDWIAIGALAAVGLLIPIGMMTVSALLRPSVPETGKSTTYESGETPTGGTRIRFNIQYYMVALLFVVFDIETVLLFPWAVIYRPAIEAGVPMTALMWPMLAFVGILAIGLVWAWRSGAISWARSPRATRRKTERDLN; this is encoded by the coding sequence ATGAGCGATTGGATAGCGATCGGCGCCTTGGCGGCCGTCGGCCTGCTCATCCCGATAGGGATGATGACCGTGTCGGCGTTACTCCGTCCGAGCGTGCCTGAGACCGGTAAAAGCACCACCTACGAGTCCGGCGAGACCCCGACGGGCGGGACCCGGATCCGGTTCAACATCCAGTACTACATGGTCGCGCTGTTGTTCGTCGTGTTCGACATCGAGACCGTGTTGCTGTTCCCGTGGGCCGTCATCTACCGCCCGGCGATCGAGGCGGGCGTGCCGATGACCGCCCTCATGTGGCCGATGTTGGCGTTCGTCGGGATCCTCGCGATCGGGCTCGTCTGGGCGTGGCGGTCGGGGGCGATCAGCTGGGCCCGGAGCCCCCGCGCGACCAGACGGAAAACGGAGCGTGACCTCAATTAA
- a CDS encoding FtsZ/tubulin family protein, whose amino-acid sequence MRLHVIGLGGAGGRIADRLAADHGGDRFLHGLNAFDTDAAALDALRSLDESRRYRFGDAADGSGLDGDLHAARRLGDAHASELGRVMDDESPSAAEAFLLVVGLGGGAGAGAAPALAGELSRLYDVPVYAVGLLPTPAESASSEVDPVRGSATEPEDRAPRRPLAEKNAARTLDGLSDPCAALFPFDNDAWLRPGETLPDARDRLNGVVADRIAALFGAGEAGEAESTPQQVLDASDVARAVGDDGEIAAIGHATQAVEPPESGSRFGLGLFGSSEPAEVDTGEAVSAIETTIRKAARGKSTVEVPEGRADRTLLVVGGPPAWLNRQAIADGRRWLAEETGSDAILSGDAPEPDAEAVFAVVLRSGVDEPARVREIRESIA is encoded by the coding sequence ATGCGCCTTCACGTCATCGGTCTCGGCGGCGCCGGTGGCCGGATCGCCGACCGGCTCGCGGCCGACCACGGCGGCGACCGGTTCCTTCACGGACTCAACGCGTTCGACACGGACGCGGCGGCCCTCGACGCCCTCCGGTCGCTCGACGAGTCGCGGCGCTACCGCTTCGGCGACGCGGCCGATGGGAGCGGACTCGACGGAGACCTCCACGCCGCCCGGCGGCTCGGCGACGCCCACGCGAGCGAGCTCGGCCGCGTCATGGACGACGAGAGCCCGTCGGCCGCGGAGGCGTTCCTGCTCGTCGTCGGCCTCGGCGGGGGCGCGGGGGCCGGGGCCGCGCCGGCGCTCGCCGGGGAGCTGTCGCGCCTCTACGACGTCCCGGTGTACGCCGTCGGGCTGCTCCCGACGCCGGCGGAGTCGGCGTCGAGCGAGGTCGACCCCGTCCGCGGGAGCGCGACCGAACCCGAGGATCGGGCGCCCCGGCGCCCGCTCGCGGAGAAGAACGCCGCTCGGACGCTTGACGGCCTCTCGGACCCCTGTGCGGCCCTGTTCCCGTTCGACAACGACGCGTGGCTCCGCCCGGGCGAGACGCTCCCGGACGCCAGAGACCGGCTGAACGGCGTCGTCGCCGACCGGATCGCGGCGCTGTTCGGCGCCGGCGAGGCGGGGGAGGCTGAGTCGACCCCGCAGCAGGTGCTCGACGCGAGCGACGTCGCCCGCGCGGTCGGCGACGACGGGGAGATCGCCGCGATCGGCCACGCGACGCAGGCGGTCGAACCCCCGGAATCGGGGTCGCGGTTCGGGCTCGGACTGTTCGGCTCGAGCGAGCCCGCGGAGGTCGACACCGGCGAAGCGGTGTCGGCGATCGAGACGACGATCCGGAAGGCGGCCCGCGGGAAGTCGACGGTCGAGGTCCCGGAGGGACGCGCGGACCGGACGCTGCTCGTCGTCGGCGGGCCGCCGGCGTGGCTCAACCGGCAGGCGATCGCCGACGGGCGGCGGTGGCTCGCCGAGGAGACCGGCTCGGACGCGATACTGAGCGGCGACGCGCCGGAGCCGGACGCCGAGGCCGTCTTCGCCGTCGTGCTGCGCTCGGGGGTCGACGAGCCGGCGCGAGTCCGGGAGATCCGGGAGTCGATCGCGTGA
- the purE gene encoding 5-(carboxyamino)imidazole ribonucleotide mutase: MPTVQDLIDRLEAEAAADADPETTPDVGIVMGSDSDLPVMEGAYDALDELGFAEQTDFDEAPDARFTYESYVVSAHRTPELMYAYGETAADRGLDVVIAGAGGKSADLPNMTASIAYPIPVIGVPVQEKSVDSVIGMPTGAPIVAVDAGKSFNAGLSAAQVLAREHDAIEERLIAYHEDLKGGVADVSAELHDLGIDGFRERDDS, encoded by the coding sequence ATGCCAACGGTGCAGGACCTCATCGACCGGCTCGAAGCGGAAGCGGCGGCCGACGCCGATCCGGAGACCACCCCCGACGTCGGGATCGTCATGGGCTCGGACTCGGACCTCCCCGTCATGGAGGGCGCGTACGACGCGCTCGACGAGCTCGGCTTCGCGGAGCAGACCGACTTCGACGAGGCGCCGGACGCCCGGTTCACCTACGAGAGCTACGTCGTCTCCGCGCACCGCACTCCCGAACTGATGTACGCGTACGGGGAGACCGCCGCCGACCGCGGGCTCGACGTCGTGATCGCCGGCGCGGGCGGGAAATCCGCCGACCTCCCGAACATGACCGCGTCGATCGCGTACCCGATCCCCGTCATCGGGGTCCCGGTACAGGAGAAGTCGGTGGATTCCGTGATCGGGATGCCCACCGGCGCCCCGATCGTCGCCGTCGACGCCGGGAAGTCGTTCAACGCCGGCCTATCGGCCGCGCAGGTGCTCGCGCGCGAGCACGACGCGATCGAGGAGCGGCTGATCGCGTACCACGAGGACCTCAAAGGCGGCGTCGCCGACGTCTCCGCCGAGCTCCACGACCTCGGTATCGACGGGTTCCGCGAGCGCGACGACTCGTAG
- a CDS encoding NADH-quinone oxidoreductase subunit D, producing MSLERPDTTDDAAIERTPDELEALLGDLVVKRDDHLNAPGFVIRPDAVQETLSILKERAGYDHLSVVTAQEYENRYESIYHLKKFDDPTQEVSVVVPADKDDPVSESAEPVFRTADWHEREAYDLIGVEYDDHPDLRRILLPETWQGHPLSMDYDKDRPQIATLPEHANPLQEHHKDSESDTMFLNIGPHHPATHGVLHLKTTLDGEQVVDVEPDIGYLHRSEEQMAQSGTYRHQIMPYPDRWDYISAGLLNEWAYARAAEDLAEIEVPEYAQVIRTMGAEMCRIAAHMLALATFALDVNGDFTATFMYAINDRERVQDLLEDLTGQRLMFNYFRLGGVVWDLPEPREEFFSKTRDFLDQLPESVEEYHNLVTSNEIFQMRTIDTGILPPDVAKDYGATGPVARGSGIDFDLRRDDPYGYYDELDWDVVTEDGCDNFSRLLVRMREVEESAKIIEQCVDLLEDWPEDERTIQANVPRTLRPDDDAEIYRAVEAAKGELGIYIRSDGTDKPARFKIRSPCFSNLQTLPEMANGEYIPDVIAALGSLDIVLGEVDR from the coding sequence ATGAGCCTCGAACGACCGGACACCACCGACGACGCGGCGATCGAGCGCACCCCCGACGAGCTGGAGGCGCTTTTGGGCGACCTCGTCGTCAAGCGCGACGACCACCTGAACGCGCCCGGCTTCGTCATCCGCCCGGACGCCGTCCAGGAGACGCTCTCGATCCTGAAAGAGCGGGCGGGGTACGACCACCTCTCGGTGGTCACCGCCCAGGAGTACGAGAACCGCTACGAGTCGATCTACCACCTGAAGAAGTTCGACGACCCGACCCAGGAGGTCAGCGTCGTCGTCCCCGCCGACAAGGACGACCCGGTCTCGGAGTCGGCCGAGCCCGTCTTCCGCACCGCCGACTGGCACGAGCGGGAGGCGTACGACCTGATCGGCGTCGAGTACGACGACCACCCCGACCTGCGCCGGATCCTCCTTCCCGAGACGTGGCAGGGCCACCCCCTGTCGATGGACTACGACAAGGACCGGCCGCAGATCGCCACGCTACCGGAGCACGCGAACCCGCTGCAGGAGCACCACAAGGACAGCGAGTCCGACACGATGTTCCTCAACATCGGGCCGCACCACCCGGCGACCCACGGGGTGCTCCACCTGAAGACGACGCTCGACGGCGAGCAGGTCGTCGACGTCGAGCCCGACATCGGCTACCTCCACCGCAGCGAGGAGCAGATGGCGCAGTCCGGGACGTACCGCCACCAGATCATGCCGTACCCGGACCGCTGGGACTACATCTCGGCCGGGCTCCTCAACGAGTGGGCGTACGCCCGCGCGGCCGAGGACCTCGCCGAGATCGAGGTGCCCGAGTACGCGCAGGTCATCCGGACGATGGGCGCGGAGATGTGCCGGATCGCCGCGCACATGCTCGCGCTCGCGACGTTCGCGCTCGACGTGAACGGCGACTTCACGGCGACGTTCATGTACGCCATCAACGACCGCGAGCGCGTGCAGGACCTGCTGGAGGACCTGACGGGCCAGCGGCTGATGTTCAACTACTTCCGGCTCGGCGGGGTCGTCTGGGACCTGCCAGAGCCCCGCGAGGAGTTCTTCTCGAAGACGCGCGACTTCCTCGACCAGCTGCCGGAGTCCGTCGAGGAGTACCACAACCTCGTCACCTCCAACGAGATCTTCCAGATGCGGACGATCGACACCGGAATCCTCCCGCCGGACGTCGCGAAGGACTACGGCGCGACCGGCCCCGTCGCCCGCGGCTCGGGTATCGACTTCGACCTCCGCCGCGACGACCCGTACGGCTACTACGACGAGCTCGACTGGGACGTCGTCACCGAGGACGGCTGCGACAACTTCAGCCGCCTGCTCGTCCGGATGCGCGAGGTCGAGGAGTCCGCGAAGATCATCGAGCAGTGCGTCGACCTCCTCGAGGACTGGCCCGAGGACGAGCGGACGATTCAGGCGAACGTGCCCCGCACGCTCCGCCCGGACGACGACGCCGAGATCTACCGGGCCGTCGAGGCCGCGAAGGGCGAGCTCGGCATCTACATCCGCTCCGACGGCACCGACAAGCCGGCCCGGTTCAAGATCCGGTCGCCGTGCTTCTCGAACCTCCAGACGCTGCCTGAGATGGCCAACGGGGAGTACATCCCCGACGTCATCGCGGCGCTCGGGAGCCTCGACATCGTGCTCGGGGAGGTGGACCGCTAA
- a CDS encoding 5-(carboxyamino)imidazole ribonucleotide synthase translates to MSITLPGPTLGVVGGGQLGRMMGEAVARLGVEVVVLDPTPDCPAAPVVSDQIVGDFDDPDAVHELASRVDALTFEIELADPDLLAEASAEHDVPVQPDPATLETIQDKLVQKEALADAGIPVPEFVAVATAEGLERVVEEFGGVMLKAREGGYDGRGNVPVEDPDDAADALDEVGGNAMAEELLDFEREIAVMGLKGADGETRTYPVTETIHREEILRESVAPARADDAVVAEAESVAGDVLEFLDGRGVYGIELFETKEGVVLVNEIAPRPHNSGHWTIEGARTSQFENHVRAVLGWPLGPTDLVAPAVTANVLGDVDETEPAMLRNVETVFDAPDADLHWYGKDDVRPLRKMGHLTATAGRDDADAPGDTDRDALLSRARELRDGLTFRDV, encoded by the coding sequence ATGTCGATCACTCTCCCGGGGCCGACGCTCGGCGTCGTCGGCGGCGGACAGCTCGGTCGGATGATGGGCGAGGCGGTCGCGCGGCTCGGCGTCGAGGTCGTCGTGCTCGACCCGACGCCGGACTGCCCGGCCGCCCCCGTCGTCAGCGACCAGATCGTCGGCGACTTCGACGACCCCGACGCGGTCCACGAGCTGGCGAGCCGCGTCGACGCGCTCACCTTCGAGATCGAGCTGGCCGACCCGGACCTGCTGGCGGAGGCGAGCGCGGAGCACGACGTGCCGGTCCAGCCGGACCCCGCGACCCTCGAGACGATCCAGGACAAGCTGGTGCAGAAGGAGGCGCTCGCCGACGCCGGCATCCCCGTCCCGGAGTTCGTCGCGGTCGCGACCGCCGAGGGGCTCGAACGCGTCGTCGAGGAGTTCGGCGGCGTCATGCTGAAGGCCCGCGAGGGCGGCTACGACGGCCGCGGGAACGTCCCCGTGGAGGACCCGGACGACGCCGCCGACGCCCTCGACGAGGTCGGCGGGAACGCGATGGCCGAGGAGCTCCTCGACTTCGAGCGCGAGATCGCCGTGATGGGCCTGAAGGGCGCCGACGGCGAGACGCGCACGTACCCCGTCACGGAGACGATCCACCGCGAGGAGATCCTCCGCGAGAGCGTCGCGCCCGCCCGCGCCGACGACGCGGTCGTCGCCGAGGCCGAGTCGGTCGCCGGCGACGTGCTGGAGTTCCTCGACGGGCGCGGCGTCTACGGGATAGAGCTGTTCGAGACGAAGGAGGGGGTGGTCCTCGTCAACGAGATCGCGCCGCGCCCCCACAACTCCGGTCACTGGACGATCGAGGGCGCGCGGACGTCGCAGTTCGAGAACCACGTCCGCGCGGTGCTCGGATGGCCGCTCGGCCCGACCGACCTCGTCGCGCCGGCGGTGACGGCGAACGTCCTCGGCGACGTGGACGAGACCGAACCCGCGATGCTCCGGAACGTCGAGACCGTCTTCGACGCGCCCGACGCCGACCTCCACTGGTACGGGAAAGACGACGTGCGCCCGCTCCGGAAGATGGGTCACCTGACGGCGACGGCCGGTCGCGACGACGCGGACGCTCCCGGTGACACCGACCGCGACGCCCTGCTCTCGCGGGCGCGCGAGCTCCGCGACGGGCTGACGTTCCGAGACGTGTAG
- a CDS encoding AI-2E family transporter codes for MDEKRFVIALFGLAVALIVGFIGYRFVAPLTVAVFLYYSTRRLFHRLERFRLPARVRAALSLSLIGVPLIGLIGYTVLLVLIEARRFIEQYPVAEAVGAENSWVGDLAELSNPTLDGVVAAYRSGQLDPLIEFVSEQAPLLASTLGGLALNLLIVVVVTYYLLLDGSKFHEWLLTFDDDAVVREYLETADAELEAVLYGNLLNVIAISIIAVVTYTAYNVVAPAPVEVPYPALAGALTGIASLIPVIGMKIVYVPLAAVTAVPTVLGGGDLALLAYVAGFLVVAAVVVDTIPDVVLRPYFSGKTTHVGLLMLAYIFGPVVFGFHGLFLAPIVLVLALTFADTALIRLLGGDPDATGSEGRFAPVPRGQRRLDEF; via the coding sequence ATGGACGAGAAGCGGTTCGTCATCGCCCTCTTCGGCCTCGCGGTCGCGCTCATCGTCGGATTCATCGGCTACCGGTTCGTCGCCCCGCTCACGGTCGCCGTGTTCCTGTACTACTCGACGCGACGGCTCTTCCACCGGCTCGAACGCTTCCGGCTCCCCGCACGGGTCCGGGCCGCGCTCTCCCTGTCGCTCATCGGCGTCCCGCTGATCGGGCTCATCGGCTACACCGTGCTGCTGGTGTTGATCGAGGCGCGTCGGTTCATCGAGCAGTACCCGGTCGCCGAGGCGGTCGGCGCCGAGAACTCCTGGGTCGGCGACCTGGCCGAGCTCTCGAATCCGACGCTCGACGGGGTCGTCGCCGCCTACCGCTCGGGCCAGCTCGACCCCTTGATCGAGTTCGTCTCCGAGCAGGCGCCGCTGCTGGCGAGCACGCTCGGCGGCCTCGCCCTCAACCTCCTGATCGTCGTCGTCGTCACGTACTACCTCCTGCTCGACGGCTCGAAGTTCCACGAGTGGCTGCTCACGTTCGACGACGACGCGGTGGTCCGGGAGTACCTCGAGACGGCCGACGCCGAGCTGGAGGCGGTGCTGTACGGGAACCTGCTCAACGTCATCGCCATCTCGATCATCGCCGTCGTGACCTACACCGCCTACAACGTGGTCGCGCCGGCGCCCGTGGAGGTTCCGTATCCGGCGCTCGCGGGCGCGCTCACCGGGATCGCGAGCCTCATTCCGGTGATCGGAATGAAGATCGTGTACGTCCCGCTGGCGGCGGTGACCGCGGTGCCGACGGTCCTCGGCGGCGGCGACCTCGCGCTGCTCGCCTACGTCGCCGGCTTCCTCGTCGTCGCGGCGGTCGTCGTCGACACGATCCCCGACGTCGTGCTCCGACCGTACTTCAGCGGGAAGACGACTCACGTCGGGCTGCTCATGCTCGCGTACATCTTCGGGCCCGTCGTCTTCGGCTTCCACGGGCTGTTCCTCGCGCCGATCGTGTTGGTGCTGGCTCTCACCTTCGCGGACACGGCGCTGATCCGGCTGCTCGGCGGCGACCCGGACGCGACCGGTTCCGAAGGGCGCTTCGCGCCGGTCCCCCGAGGGCAACGGCGGCTCGACGAGTTCTGA
- a CDS encoding response regulator, whose protein sequence is MTERVLVVDDSPFQRTVFRDALDGSFDVVGEVENGAEAVELFEAHEPDAVSMDVVMPEMTGIEATRAIKDRWPDAAVVMCTSVDQREKMMEAVKAGADGYVTKPVDPDDLVPELECHLG, encoded by the coding sequence ATGACCGAGCGGGTGCTCGTCGTCGACGACTCCCCGTTCCAGCGGACCGTGTTCCGGGACGCGCTGGATGGGTCGTTCGACGTCGTCGGCGAGGTGGAGAACGGCGCGGAGGCCGTGGAGCTGTTCGAGGCGCACGAGCCCGACGCCGTGTCGATGGACGTCGTCATGCCGGAGATGACCGGGATCGAGGCGACGCGGGCGATCAAGGATCGGTGGCCGGACGCCGCGGTCGTGATGTGCACGAGCGTCGACCAGCGAGAGAAGATGATGGAGGCGGTGAAGGCCGGCGCCGACGGCTACGTCACCAAGCCGGTCGACCCCGACGATCTGGTCCCGGAGCTGGAGTGTCACCTCGGCTGA
- the aglJ gene encoding S-layer glycoprotein N-glycosyltransferase AglJ translates to MSDYDDVCVLLPTMDEVETVARVVEAFRDVGIEEVLVIDGGSTDGTRAAAREAGARVAEQSGRGKGQAVREAVRDHVDATYVVMADADATYDADDVDAMLEPLFAGEADHVIGNRFADMRPGAMTRLNRIGNRVINLAFRAIHGEGYRDILSGYRAFTRESFLRLHLTADGFGIETEMAVECVKNEVSVAVVPITYRERPGGSATNLHPIRDGGVIFLELYRKAKTNNPLFYFGSIGGLSTAAGALMTAYVLYEWFVFRVTHEVIAIGAVGSAILGIQLLIFGVLADMILSLHREQVARLEQAIEDREADERSDEGAGGRAADVNAGDRSIDADDDD, encoded by the coding sequence ATGAGCGACTACGACGACGTCTGCGTCCTGCTGCCCACGATGGACGAAGTCGAGACGGTCGCGCGCGTCGTCGAGGCCTTTCGCGACGTCGGGATCGAGGAGGTCCTCGTGATCGACGGCGGCTCGACCGACGGGACGCGGGCGGCCGCCCGAGAGGCCGGCGCGCGCGTCGCCGAGCAGTCGGGCCGCGGGAAGGGACAGGCCGTCCGCGAGGCGGTGCGCGACCACGTCGACGCGACGTACGTCGTGATGGCCGACGCCGACGCGACGTACGACGCCGACGACGTCGACGCGATGCTCGAACCGCTGTTCGCCGGCGAGGCCGACCACGTCATCGGGAACCGGTTCGCCGACATGCGACCGGGGGCGATGACCCGCCTGAACCGGATCGGAAACCGGGTCATCAACCTCGCGTTCCGCGCGATCCACGGCGAGGGCTACAGGGACATCCTCTCCGGCTACCGGGCGTTCACCCGAGAGTCGTTCCTCCGGCTCCACCTCACCGCCGACGGGTTCGGGATCGAGACCGAGATGGCGGTCGAGTGCGTCAAAAACGAGGTCTCGGTCGCGGTCGTCCCGATCACCTACCGCGAGCGCCCCGGCGGCTCCGCGACCAACCTCCACCCGATCCGCGACGGCGGCGTGATATTCCTCGAACTGTACCGCAAGGCGAAGACGAACAACCCCCTGTTCTACTTCGGCAGCATCGGTGGGCTGTCGACGGCGGCGGGCGCGCTCATGACCGCGTACGTCCTCTACGAGTGGTTCGTCTTCCGCGTTACCCACGAGGTCATCGCCATCGGCGCCGTCGGTTCCGCGATCCTCGGGATCCAACTGCTGATCTTCGGCGTGCTGGCGGACATGATCCTCTCGCTGCACCGCGAACAGGTGGCGCGGCTCGAGCAGGCGATCGAAGACCGTGAGGCCGACGAGCGGAGCGACGAGGGTGCGGGCGGCCGGGCGGCCGACGTCAACGCGGGCGACCGGTCGATCGACGCCGACGACGATGACTGA
- a CDS encoding type II toxin-antitoxin system HicB family antitoxin yields MASSTENGTDRDGEIRLWREDDWWIARDVGTGVTTQGASRSDALENLDEAVALRRGEIGREPTDEELREVGIDPDGNATGEAEPPDVLE; encoded by the coding sequence ATGGCGAGCTCGACGGAAAACGGGACGGACCGCGATGGCGAGATCCGACTCTGGCGGGAGGACGACTGGTGGATCGCCAGAGACGTTGGGACGGGCGTCACGACGCAGGGAGCGTCCCGATCCGACGCGCTGGAGAACCTCGACGAGGCTGTCGCGCTTCGTCGGGGAGAGATCGGCCGGGAACCGACAGACGAAGAACTCCGGGAGGTCGGGATCGATCCCGATGGGAACGCGACGGGAGAGGCGGAACCTCCCGACGTCCTCGAGTAG
- a CDS encoding NADH-quinone oxidoreductase subunit B: MSSDQPFITDESQVVTETRDARMTGQGDRFNSRLREAFGSSPFILTKFDKFLNWCRGSSMFMLQFGIACCSIEMMHTYAVKHDLDRFGSGVPRASPRQADVMIVPGTIVSKFAPRMKRVYDQMPEPKFVVGMGSCTISGGPFQEGYNVIKGAEEVIPIDIHVPGCPPRPEALVYGVVKLQERVANGEAAPVTVKPYELEEFSDLERDELVDKLADQIDDDELVMRYNFADSP; encoded by the coding sequence ATGAGCAGCGATCAACCATTTATCACCGACGAATCGCAGGTCGTAACTGAAACTCGGGACGCCCGGATGACCGGGCAGGGAGACCGGTTCAACTCCCGCCTCCGCGAGGCGTTCGGCTCCTCGCCGTTCATCCTCACCAAGTTCGACAAGTTCCTGAACTGGTGTCGCGGCTCCTCGATGTTCATGCTGCAGTTCGGCATCGCCTGCTGCAGCATCGAGATGATGCACACCTACGCCGTGAAACACGACCTCGACCGGTTCGGGAGCGGGGTCCCCCGCGCGTCGCCGCGGCAGGCCGACGTGATGATCGTCCCCGGGACGATCGTCTCGAAGTTCGCGCCGCGGATGAAGCGCGTCTACGACCAGATGCCCGAGCCGAAGTTCGTCGTCGGCATGGGCTCGTGTACCATCTCCGGCGGCCCGTTCCAGGAGGGGTACAACGTGATCAAGGGCGCCGAGGAGGTCATCCCGATCGACATCCACGTCCCCGGCTGCCCGCCCCGTCCCGAGGCGCTCGTCTACGGCGTCGTGAAGCTCCAGGAGCGCGTCGCCAACGGCGAGGCCGCCCCCGTGACGGTCAAACCGTACGAGCTGGAGGAGTTCTCCGACCTCGAACGCGACGAGCTCGTCGACAAGCTCGCCGACCAGATCGACGACGACGAACTCGTCATGCGGTACAACTTCGCTGATTCGCCATGA